CGCCACGGGCAACCCGGACGTGGTGGTCGACAACGCCTGCTACGCGGTCAGGTCGCTCAGCGTCAGCGGCAGTAGCCTGGTCGTCGTCCCCGCCGCCAGGAAGATCTATAAAATCACCGTCGACGGGTACAAATACAGCGCCGACTACGTGAAGCTCTACATCGGGGACCGCTACGGCAGCCAGTATCTTTCCGACGCCGACCTGACCGGGGAGTACACCGTAGAGATCGACGGCAAGGAATACGACCTGTCGGAGGATAAAATAACAATCTCTGTTGAAGGCTGTTTCTACAGGGTGACGAGGTTTGTCTTCAGCGAACGCGACACGAGGCCGGTGCTGGTGGAGACAGACCCGGTGGTCATCGAGAGGCCGGGCCTGTCGGACATTGCCGCCATCTTCGTGGGGACGCGCACCCTTGACCTGAGCAGGATCGGGAGGCTCGAGTTCATCGTCGACGGGGAGATCCGCGGCCTCTCGCAGGTCATGCTGGATGCCTCCGGCAGCTTCGTCGTGGACGAGAAGGCATATCCGGCCGGCGGGGTTACGCTCATCGCCGACGGCGTCTACTACGAAATTACAAGCGCCCTGATGTACAAGGGCAAGTTCGTCTTCTACTGCACCGAGAGCGACGTCGAGGCCTGGGCCGTGGTGGACGGCAAGTGCCGCCCGGCCGAAGACGTCCGGATCCTCAAAGACGGTGTTTCCTATTCCCTGGACAGCGTCCTCGTGGTGAAGCGCAACCTCATCCGGATCGGGGGGCGCCAGTACGAGGTGGACTCCAGCATCAAGTGCCGGGTCGGGGGAAAGGTCTACGATATCAAGAAGATCGACTTCGACGCGGCGCGCAACATGGTGACGCTGGAAACAGGGGAGGCCACCGGCTCCTACGGCGCCCAGCCCGGGAAGTACGTCTTCTACCTCGGCGGCGCGGTCCTGCAGGACGGGGTGAATGACGGGGACAGGATCTACGCCGGCGGCGGCTGGAGGAAGTTCGGCGACATCATCCTCGCCGACCCGGCCCGCTTCAGCTACGGCGGCTCGACTTACGACCTGATCGGGGCGAGGGTGCGGCTGGACGGCGAGGAGTACACCGTCTTCGAAACCGCCTGGCGCGGCCGGACGGAGACGCTCGAGGTCTACCTGGAAGGGCCGCAGTGAAAAAAGGGGAAATCAACCTCTCGTTTAAGATAGCTACGAGGCTGGGCTAATAGCTGGACTTTATAGGTCGAGTTCTCGCTTGAGTTCATCCCAGCTAACGCCGCCTTCCTCTTGCCCCTCATTCAAGGCTGCTCTTTCACTTTCCGGCCAGTCCAGGTAAATGTAGTCGCGACATACGGGGCAAATGAATTCGTCATGCCAGACGGCTTCCCATGACGTGTTGGGGTCATCTAAAAAGTCTGCAAGCACAAGGGCGGTGCCGCATTTAGTACAATTAGGATTGATAT
This sequence is a window from Bacillota bacterium. Protein-coding genes within it:
- a CDS encoding S-layer homology domain-containing protein, which produces CFLFLPAYCLLLYLYLDIITILPCLQALQGQIEHRPQPQSNFHRKQRLPAPDRSASQVPAGDWSENFSGRGRKPARRGEVKGERGPEPPAPGSSSGKARREGGCAEVKRAALCVAFLVVAAVSAWASGPGAAGADSPAFTDTGQHWARQDIERLAGMGYIKGYSDGTFRPEQPVTRAEFTALLVSCLGANPSDRTKTYFGDVRTTHWALAQINEAVKRGILIPGEYPTGLVPDGPIMRSETAAMIVRALGKEPDNTPLPFKDQNKLARSMYRGYIKTAYNEGLITGYSDGEFKPFAHVTRAQACTMLVRFLEKRGAPPAVTPVPGSPAGGLTSLVVDGKSFDIRTTPVVFKSGLSEIRVNRIDAAGVFVIVNNSYRFALNSATGNPDVVVDNACYAVRSLSVSGSSLVVVPAARKIYKITVDGYKYSADYVKLYIGDRYGSQYLSDADLTGEYTVEIDGKEYDLSEDKITISVEGCFYRVTRFVFSERDTRPVLVETDPVVIERPGLSDIAAIFVGTRTLDLSRIGRLEFIVDGEIRGLSQVMLDASGSFVVDEKAYPAGGVTLIADGVYYEITSALMYKGKFVFYCTESDVEAWAVVDGKCRPAEDVRILKDGVSYSLDSVLVVKRNLIRIGGRQYEVDSSIKCRVGGKVYDIKKIDFDAARNMVTLETGEATGSYGAQPGKYVFYLGGAVLQDGVNDGDRIYAGGGWRKFGDIILADPARFSYGGSTYDLIGARVRLDGEEYTVFETAWRGRTETLEVYLEGPQ